In a genomic window of Roseimicrobium gellanilyticum:
- a CDS encoding valine--tRNA ligase has translation MAEISKTYTPSEVEQRWYQRWLDDKCFEADPARVSDKRPAYSIVIPPPNVTGILTLGHVLNNTIQDILARRARMLGKEVLWLPGTDHAGIATQNVVERELRKAGAMKHRDDLGREALVNKIWEWKDKYGGIILQQLRALGASCDWSRTRFTMDEHYSKCISKVFVDLYKKGFIYRGKRMVNWCPAALTALSDEEVEMKEQKGFLYYFKVEVVEEPGTWLTIATTRPETIPGDTAVAVNPKDERYAHLIGKHIRRPLPVENQAPLPIVGDEHVDFEFGTGVLKVTPAHDKADYEIGLRHKLPIIDIMQPNGVMNELAGKDLAGVERFEARKKAVAILTEIAAMVKEEPHTNNVGYSERGGVPIEPRLSEQWFLKYPSQKESRDVVASGEMKFFPDRWAKVYDHWMGNLQDWCISRQVWWGHQVPVWYHKSIHPEILSKPTSEWASYGDKIHVGVEPPADPENWVQDNDVFDTWFSSWLWPFATMGWNMDGEQDDKNATLKAFYPTTDLVTGPDIIFFWVARMIMAGFEWMGELPFKNVYFTGIIRDKQGRKLSKSLGNSPDPLDLIASYGADALRFGTMKSAPLGADIVYDEKNVELGRNFCTKLWNAVRFRQMQQPQDGASATEQEINPEYLSNDDKWILLRLNAAIREVSAALEEYRFSDATAALYRFFWSEYCDWYVEASKAILQGEDALRKANTLAVIDFVLGNTLRLFHPFLPFITEELWHGMGFNEDMPENQGGKSIMFAPWPKPLDEDELAHFGILPEDEQAAANKYETVNLGRNLRSTYNIASNKRVRFVLKPNTTLTEADIEVLRILLNAEPLHAESNYTAPKGTPTALTPLGELFLPLEGLIDVDAERQRVTKELTKAQAELEKVRAKLADENFAKKVPAKVLDEHKQREADWAAQLEKLKGMLEALG, from the coding sequence ATGGCAGAAATCAGCAAGACGTATACGCCGAGCGAAGTGGAACAGCGTTGGTACCAGCGCTGGCTCGATGACAAGTGTTTTGAAGCGGACCCGGCGCGGGTCAGCGACAAGCGCCCGGCGTACTCCATCGTCATCCCCCCGCCGAACGTGACGGGCATCCTGACGCTGGGTCACGTGCTGAACAACACCATCCAGGACATCTTGGCACGCCGCGCCCGCATGCTGGGCAAGGAAGTGCTCTGGCTGCCCGGCACTGACCATGCCGGCATCGCCACGCAGAACGTGGTGGAGCGCGAGCTGCGCAAGGCTGGCGCCATGAAGCATCGCGATGACCTCGGTCGCGAGGCGCTGGTGAACAAGATCTGGGAATGGAAGGACAAGTACGGCGGCATCATCCTGCAGCAGCTCCGTGCGCTGGGTGCCTCCTGCGACTGGTCGCGCACGCGCTTCACCATGGATGAGCACTACTCGAAGTGCATCTCCAAGGTGTTCGTGGATCTCTACAAGAAGGGATTCATCTACCGCGGCAAGCGCATGGTGAACTGGTGCCCTGCTGCCCTCACCGCGCTGAGCGATGAAGAGGTGGAGATGAAGGAGCAGAAGGGCTTCCTGTACTACTTCAAGGTGGAGGTGGTGGAAGAACCCGGCACGTGGCTGACCATCGCCACGACGCGCCCAGAGACCATTCCCGGCGATACCGCTGTGGCCGTGAACCCGAAGGATGAGCGCTATGCCCATCTCATCGGCAAACACATCCGCCGCCCGCTGCCTGTGGAGAATCAGGCCCCGCTTCCCATCGTGGGAGATGAGCACGTGGACTTCGAATTCGGTACCGGCGTGCTGAAGGTGACGCCCGCGCATGACAAGGCGGACTATGAAATCGGCCTGCGCCACAAGCTGCCGATCATCGACATCATGCAGCCCAATGGCGTGATGAATGAACTCGCGGGCAAGGACCTGGCCGGCGTGGAGCGATTCGAAGCGCGCAAGAAGGCTGTGGCCATTCTGACCGAAATCGCCGCCATGGTGAAGGAGGAGCCGCACACGAACAACGTGGGCTACTCTGAGCGCGGTGGCGTGCCCATCGAGCCCCGCCTGAGCGAGCAGTGGTTCCTCAAGTATCCGAGTCAGAAGGAATCACGCGACGTGGTGGCCAGTGGCGAGATGAAGTTCTTCCCCGATCGCTGGGCGAAGGTGTACGACCACTGGATGGGCAACCTCCAGGACTGGTGCATTTCGCGCCAGGTGTGGTGGGGACATCAGGTGCCCGTGTGGTACCACAAGAGCATCCATCCCGAGATCCTCAGCAAGCCGACTTCTGAGTGGGCTTCCTATGGTGACAAGATCCACGTGGGCGTGGAGCCGCCTGCCGATCCGGAAAATTGGGTGCAGGATAATGATGTGTTCGATACGTGGTTCAGCTCATGGCTGTGGCCCTTTGCCACCATGGGGTGGAACATGGATGGTGAGCAGGATGACAAGAATGCCACGTTGAAAGCATTCTATCCCACCACCGACTTGGTGACGGGACCGGACATCATCTTCTTCTGGGTGGCCCGCATGATTATGGCCGGCTTTGAGTGGATGGGTGAGCTGCCGTTCAAGAACGTGTACTTCACCGGCATCATCCGTGACAAGCAGGGCCGCAAGCTCTCGAAGTCGCTGGGCAACTCGCCGGATCCGCTCGACCTCATCGCCAGCTATGGCGCGGACGCCTTGCGCTTTGGCACCATGAAGAGCGCGCCGCTCGGTGCTGACATTGTCTATGACGAGAAGAACGTGGAACTGGGCCGCAACTTCTGCACGAAGCTGTGGAACGCCGTGCGCTTCCGCCAGATGCAGCAGCCGCAGGATGGGGCTTCCGCCACGGAGCAGGAGATCAATCCCGAGTACCTCAGCAATGATGACAAGTGGATCCTACTGCGTCTCAATGCGGCCATCCGTGAAGTGAGCGCTGCGCTGGAGGAGTATCGTTTCAGCGATGCCACCGCTGCGCTGTACCGCTTCTTCTGGAGCGAGTATTGCGACTGGTATGTGGAGGCTAGCAAGGCGATCCTGCAGGGCGAAGATGCGCTGCGCAAGGCGAACACGCTTGCGGTGATCGACTTCGTGCTCGGCAACACGCTGCGTCTGTTCCATCCCTTCCTGCCCTTCATCACGGAGGAGCTGTGGCACGGCATGGGCTTCAACGAAGACATGCCGGAGAACCAGGGCGGCAAGAGCATCATGTTCGCCCCCTGGCCGAAGCCGCTGGATGAGGATGAGCTCGCGCACTTCGGCATCCTGCCGGAGGACGAGCAGGCCGCCGCGAACAAGTACGAGACCGTGAACCTCGGTCGCAACCTGCGCAGCACCTACAACATCGCGAGTAACAAGCGCGTGCGCTTTGTGCTCAAGCCGAACACCACGCTTACTGAGGCGGACATCGAAGTCCTGCGCATCCTCTTGAATGCGGAGCCGCTCCACGCGGAGTCCAACTACACGGCACCGAAAGGCACACCCACCGCGCTCACGCCACTGGGTGAACTCTTCCTGCCGCTGGAAGGCCTCATCGATGTGGATGCCGAGCGCCAGCGCGTGACCAAGGAGCTCACCAAGGCCCAGGCCGAACTGGAGAAGGTGCGCGCCAAGCTCGCGGATGAAAACTTCGCCAAGAAGGTGCCTGCCAAGGTGCTGGACGAGCACAAGCAACGCGAAGCGGATTGGGCGGCGCAGTTGGAGAAGCTGAAGGGGATGCTGGAGGCACTGGGGTGA
- a CDS encoding DUF2167 domain-containing protein gives MALGKASHFFIRQTQIPDHDVRPTLSAPFFLIRFVMKTYLHATFLALGLAAAVPFVQAQTPSPSDDSVKVETGASEVNDDFKKLGAQTEGTGKIGHHAEIEIPEGYVFFPSKGAQELMKRSGNLVNGTEDGLIISDGKGWSVLFEFKNDGYVKDDDKDELNADKMLKAIHENEPAMNERLKEAGLPAQHTVGFAVPPKYNEKTNNLEWATRFTTEGSPGEYVNYNTRLLGRKGVMEATLMVDPDKLEASLPDYQKLLTGYRFVQGETYAEYRQGDKLASYTIGGLVVGGGAFAAAKMGLFAKFFAVLAKGGKAVFAGIAVVVAVIGKFVGKLFGRRDQSQFNQ, from the coding sequence GTGGCCCTTGGCAAAGCTTCCCATTTCTTCATTCGCCAAACACAAATTCCGGATCATGATGTGCGCCCGACCCTGTCCGCTCCGTTTTTCCTTATTCGATTTGTTATGAAAACGTATCTTCACGCGACCTTTCTGGCGCTGGGCCTTGCTGCAGCGGTTCCTTTTGTCCAGGCGCAGACGCCATCTCCCTCCGATGACAGCGTCAAAGTCGAGACTGGGGCATCTGAAGTAAACGATGACTTCAAGAAGTTAGGCGCGCAGACTGAAGGAACCGGAAAAATCGGCCACCATGCTGAGATCGAAATTCCGGAAGGTTACGTGTTTTTCCCCTCAAAAGGTGCCCAAGAGCTCATGAAGCGCTCTGGAAACCTCGTGAATGGCACTGAAGATGGCCTAATCATAAGTGATGGGAAAGGCTGGTCGGTACTCTTCGAGTTCAAGAATGACGGCTACGTGAAGGATGATGACAAAGACGAACTCAATGCAGACAAGATGCTCAAAGCGATTCATGAGAATGAACCTGCGATGAACGAGAGGCTCAAAGAGGCAGGACTGCCTGCCCAGCATACTGTCGGGTTTGCGGTGCCTCCCAAGTACAATGAGAAGACCAACAACCTGGAATGGGCCACTCGATTTACCACGGAAGGCTCCCCGGGTGAATATGTGAACTACAATACACGTTTGCTGGGCCGAAAAGGTGTCATGGAGGCGACCCTCATGGTGGACCCGGACAAGCTTGAAGCGTCCCTACCTGATTATCAGAAACTGCTCACGGGATATCGCTTTGTGCAAGGCGAGACCTACGCAGAATACAGACAAGGTGACAAACTCGCCTCTTACACCATTGGCGGGTTGGTAGTAGGTGGCGGGGCCTTTGCTGCTGCGAAGATGGGCCTCTTTGCCAAGTTCTTTGCGGTTCTCGCGAAGGGCGGCAAGGCTGTCTTCGCCGGTATTGCGGTGGTGGTGGCTGTCATTGGGAAATTCGTTGGCAAGCTCTTTGGCCGTCGTGACCAATCTCAGTTCAATCAGTAG
- a CDS encoding protocatechuate 3,4-dioxygenase, translating into MKLSSLYASSASRRHFLRALSLSAAGLWTPGVFAEALTLTPRATEGPFYPDKLPLDQDNDLIILKDSTTPAVGEITYLSGRVLDPKGNPLKNAVVEIWQCDASGVYLHSRSGGNVEKRDRNFQGFGRFETDSKGGYLFRTIKPVPYPGRTPHIHMKVKLRDKELLTTQIYVKGYAQNERDGIWKRLPEGAVRDSVTVPFTSKSGGKAGELEAKCDIVVGLTPAE; encoded by the coding sequence ATGAAACTCTCCTCCCTGTACGCCTCTTCTGCCTCGCGCCGCCACTTTTTGCGCGCGCTGTCCCTCAGTGCCGCAGGGCTTTGGACGCCGGGTGTATTTGCCGAAGCGCTGACACTGACACCTCGGGCCACCGAGGGGCCCTTCTACCCGGACAAGCTGCCCCTGGATCAGGACAATGATCTCATCATCCTGAAGGACAGCACCACTCCCGCCGTGGGTGAGATCACCTATCTCAGCGGTCGCGTGCTGGATCCAAAGGGTAACCCGCTAAAGAACGCCGTGGTGGAAATCTGGCAATGCGATGCGAGCGGCGTGTATCTGCACAGTCGCAGTGGAGGCAATGTGGAAAAACGAGATCGGAATTTCCAGGGCTTTGGCAGGTTTGAGACGGACAGCAAAGGCGGCTATCTCTTCCGCACCATCAAGCCCGTGCCCTATCCCGGTCGCACGCCACACATCCACATGAAGGTGAAACTGCGCGACAAGGAACTGCTCACCACTCAGATATACGTCAAAGGCTATGCGCAGAACGAACGAGACGGCATCTGGAAGAGACTTCCAGAAGGCGCCGTGCGTGATTCGGTGACCGTACCCTTCACATCCAAGTCCGGCGGCAAGGCCGGTGAGCTGGAAGCCAAGTGCGATATCGTGGTAGGACTGACGCCGGCGGAGTAG